A DNA window from Vanessa cardui chromosome 16, ilVanCard2.1, whole genome shotgun sequence contains the following coding sequences:
- the LOC124536145 gene encoding FAD-linked sulfhydryl oxidase ALR, producing MPAHRDEEEDKPCRACSDFKTWTKLQNKSKITTPSKPPPKQAKECPLDKDELGKSTWSFLHSMTAYYPDKPTKAESDNMTKFFNIFAQFYPCEPCALDFQEDIKKHPPKTKSKDELAQWLCERHNTVNVKLGKPVFDCSKVHERWRDGWLDGSCD from the exons ATGCCTGCTCATCGTGATGAAGAAGAAGACAAACCCTGCAGAGCTTGTTCAGACTTCAAGACTTGGACAAAACTGCAGAATAAGTCAAAAATTACTACGCCGAGTAAACCG ccaCCTAAACAAGCCAAGGAGTGTCCACTGGATAAAGATGAGCTGGGCAAGTCCACGTGGAGTTTTCTCCACTCAATGACTGCATACTATCCAGATAAGCCCACCAAAGCTGAATCTGATAACATGACtaagtttttcaatatattcGCTCAATTCTACCCATGTGAACCTTGCGCTCTGGACTTTCAAGAAGA cATTAAAAAGCATCCACCAAAAACAAAATCCAAAGATGAACTCGCACAGTGGTTGTGCGAGAGACATAACACAGTGAATGTTAAACTAGGCAAGCCAGTGTTTGACTGCAGCAAAGTTCACGAGAGGTGGCGAGACGGCTGGCTGGACGGCTCTTGTGATTAG
- the LOC124536144 gene encoding histone-lysine N-methyltransferase E(z) isoform X1 — MSKSKVSAEWKKRVKTEYMRLRQVKRFKRADEVKVAWARNLRLMSEAIESRENEFSERGRRPFWPPPAPSSSHETLMKRAEITHTDGTGVVTTQQVPIRIINSVNPIPTMYTWAPTQKNFMVEDETVLHNIPYMGDEVLDQDGTFIEELIKNYDGKVHGDKEGGFIDDQLFVDLVHALVAYQTKDEVDEERKERELRNSKEEKEKEAPKDQKEKDKDKEEVKDGEKKIIHEKQFPIFIIFQAIGSQFPDKGTAQELREKYIELTSRSDPNALPPECTPNIDGPLAESVSRDQTMHSFHTLFCRRCFKYDCFLHRLQACHPRPNLTKRKGPDLKPFSEPCSPSCFMLLEGVREQLAREAADDKPLALDSPNDASSEDSNDSNRYQKGSNSNSSNSNWSTNGINKPADSPAEATYNALGLTVGDESEWTGSDQSLFRSLHKVFPANYCAIAQVMLSKTCQQVYRHWTETGRESCGVLAECTPPRKKKKKHRLWSVHCRKIQLKKDSASHHVYNYTPCDHPNQPCDNMCPCLQSQNFCEKFCQCSSDCQNRFPGCRCKAQCNTKQCPCYLGVRECDPDLCTACGADAPAPPLAPPLAQRLPLYCRNVSVQRGLHKHLLLAPSDVAGWGIFLKEAAHKNEFISEYCGEIISQDEADRRGKVYDKYMCSFLFNLNNDFVVDATRKGNKIRFANHSINPNCYAKVMMVNGDHRIGIFAKRAIQPGEELFFDYRYGPTEQLKFVGIEREMEFL; from the exons ATGAGCAAATCTAAAGTATCAGCAGAATGGAAGAAACGAGTGAAGACGGAATACATGCGCCTTCGACAAGTAAAG agaTTCAAGCGGGCTGATGAAGTGAAGGTGGCATGGGCTCGGAATTTGCGTTTAATGTCCGAGGCAATAGAATCTCGCGAAAATGAGTTTTCAGAGCGTGGACGAAGACCATTCTGGCCTCCTCCTGCACCAAGCTCAAGCCATGAAACTCTTATGAAGCGAGCTGAAATTACACATACTGATG GTACAGGAGTGGTAACAACACAGCAAGTGCCAATCAGAATCATTAATTCTGTTAATCCAATACCAACTATGTATACCTGGGCTCCAACACAAAAGAACTTTATGGTCGAAGATGAGACTGTACTCCACAACATCCCATACATGGGAGATGAGGTGCTGGACCAGGATGGTACATTCATCGAGGAGCTCATAAAGAACTACGATGGGAAAGTGCATG gTGACAAAGAAGGTGGTTTCATCGATGATCAGCTGTTTGTAGATTTGGTTCATGCACTTGTAGCTTATCAGACGAAGGATGAAGTCGACGAGGAAAGAAAGGAGAGGGAATTGCGTAATTCAAAAGAGGAGAAAGAG AAGGAAGCCCCTAAGGACCAAAAGGAAAAGGACAAGGACAAGGAGGAAGTCAAGGACGGCGAAAAGAAGATTATACACGAAAAGCAGTTCCCGATATTCATCATCTTCCAGGCCATCGGCTCCCAGTTCCCGGACAAGGGGACCGCCCAGGAGCTCCGCGAGAA GTACATCGAGCTGACGTCACGCAGCGACCCCAACGCGCTGCCGCCCGAGTGCACGCCCAACATCGACGGGCCGCTGGCCGAGTCCGTGTCGCGCGACCAGACCATGCACTCGTTCCACACGCTCTTCTGCCGCCGCTGCTTCAAGTACGACTGCTTCTTGCACC GTCTCCAAGCGTGTCACCCGCGACCGAATCTGACAAAGCGGAAGGGCCCCGACCTGAAGCCCTTCTCCGAGCCCTGCAGCCCGAGCTGCTTCATGCTGCTG GAGGGCGTGCGCGAGCAGCTGGCGCGCGAGGCGGCGGACGACAAGCCGCTGGCGCTGGACTCGCCGAACGACGCCTCCTCCGAGGACAGCAACGACAGCAACCGCTACCAGAAGG GTAGCAACAGTAACTCCAGCAATAGCAATTGGAGCACGAATGGAATCAACAAGCCCGCTGACTCTCCGGCGGAAGCCACCTATAATGCCCtcg GTCTGACCGTGGGCGACGAGTCCGAGTGGACTGGCTCTGACCAGTCGCTGTTCCGATCGTTGCACAAGGTGTTCCCAGCAAACTACTGCGCCATCGCGCAGGTGATGCTGTCCAAGACCTGCCAGCAGGTCTACCGCCACTGGACGGAGACGGGTCGCGAGAGCTGCGGCGTGCTGGCCGAGTGCACGCCGCCGcgcaagaagaagaagaagcacCGCCTCTGGTCCGTGCACTGCCGCAAGATACAGCTGAAGAAGGATTCCGCCTCGCACCACGT ATACAACTATACACCTTGTGATCACCCTAACCAGCCCTGCGACAACATGTGCCCCTGTCTCCAGTCACAGAACTTCTGCGAGAAGTTCTGTCAGTGCAGTAGCGACT GCCAGAACCGCTTCCCCGGCTGCCGCTGCAAGGCGCAGTGCAATACGAAGCAGTGCCCGTGCTACCTGGGCGTGCGCGAGTGCGACCCCGACCTCTGCACGGCGTGCGGCGCCGACGCCCCCGCGCCCCCCCTCGCGCCCCCCCTAGCGCAGCGCCTGCCGCTCTACTGCCGCAACGTGTCCGTGCAGAG GGGCCTGCACAAGCACCTGCTGCTGGCGCCGTCGGACGTGGCCGGCTGGGGCATCTTCCTCAAGGAGGCGGCCCACAAGAACGAGTTCATCTCGGAGTACTGCGGCGAGATCATCTCGCAGGATGAGGCTGACCGCCGCGGGAAGGTCTACGACAAGTACATGTGCTCCTTCCTGTTCAACCTTAATAATG ATTTCGTGGTGGACGCGACCCGCAAGGGGAACAAGATTCGCTTCGCCAACCACTCCATCAACCCGAACTGTTACGCCAAGGTGATGATGGTGAACGGCGACCATCGCATCGGCATCTTCGCCAAGCGCGCCATACAGCCCGGAGAGGAGTTGTTCTTCGATTACAG ataTGGACCAACAGAACAACTGAAATTCGTTGGTATCGAAAGAGAGATGGAATTTTTATGA
- the LOC124536144 gene encoding histone-lysine N-methyltransferase E(z) isoform X2: protein MSKSKVSAEWKKRVKTEYMRLRQVKRFKRADEVKVAWARNLRLMSEAIESRENEFSERGRRPFWPPPAPSSSHETLMKRAEITHTDGTGVVTTQQVPIRIINSVNPIPTMYTWAPTQKNFMVEDETVLHNIPYMGDEVLDQDGTFIEELIKNYDGKVHGDKEGGFIDDQLFVDLVHALVAYQTKDEVDEERKERELRNSKEEKEEAPKDQKEKDKDKEEVKDGEKKIIHEKQFPIFIIFQAIGSQFPDKGTAQELREKYIELTSRSDPNALPPECTPNIDGPLAESVSRDQTMHSFHTLFCRRCFKYDCFLHRLQACHPRPNLTKRKGPDLKPFSEPCSPSCFMLLEGVREQLAREAADDKPLALDSPNDASSEDSNDSNRYQKGSNSNSSNSNWSTNGINKPADSPAEATYNALGLTVGDESEWTGSDQSLFRSLHKVFPANYCAIAQVMLSKTCQQVYRHWTETGRESCGVLAECTPPRKKKKKHRLWSVHCRKIQLKKDSASHHVYNYTPCDHPNQPCDNMCPCLQSQNFCEKFCQCSSDCQNRFPGCRCKAQCNTKQCPCYLGVRECDPDLCTACGADAPAPPLAPPLAQRLPLYCRNVSVQRGLHKHLLLAPSDVAGWGIFLKEAAHKNEFISEYCGEIISQDEADRRGKVYDKYMCSFLFNLNNDFVVDATRKGNKIRFANHSINPNCYAKVMMVNGDHRIGIFAKRAIQPGEELFFDYRYGPTEQLKFVGIEREMEFL from the exons ATGAGCAAATCTAAAGTATCAGCAGAATGGAAGAAACGAGTGAAGACGGAATACATGCGCCTTCGACAAGTAAAG agaTTCAAGCGGGCTGATGAAGTGAAGGTGGCATGGGCTCGGAATTTGCGTTTAATGTCCGAGGCAATAGAATCTCGCGAAAATGAGTTTTCAGAGCGTGGACGAAGACCATTCTGGCCTCCTCCTGCACCAAGCTCAAGCCATGAAACTCTTATGAAGCGAGCTGAAATTACACATACTGATG GTACAGGAGTGGTAACAACACAGCAAGTGCCAATCAGAATCATTAATTCTGTTAATCCAATACCAACTATGTATACCTGGGCTCCAACACAAAAGAACTTTATGGTCGAAGATGAGACTGTACTCCACAACATCCCATACATGGGAGATGAGGTGCTGGACCAGGATGGTACATTCATCGAGGAGCTCATAAAGAACTACGATGGGAAAGTGCATG gTGACAAAGAAGGTGGTTTCATCGATGATCAGCTGTTTGTAGATTTGGTTCATGCACTTGTAGCTTATCAGACGAAGGATGAAGTCGACGAGGAAAGAAAGGAGAGGGAATTGCGTAATTCAAAAGAGGAGAAAGAG GAAGCCCCTAAGGACCAAAAGGAAAAGGACAAGGACAAGGAGGAAGTCAAGGACGGCGAAAAGAAGATTATACACGAAAAGCAGTTCCCGATATTCATCATCTTCCAGGCCATCGGCTCCCAGTTCCCGGACAAGGGGACCGCCCAGGAGCTCCGCGAGAA GTACATCGAGCTGACGTCACGCAGCGACCCCAACGCGCTGCCGCCCGAGTGCACGCCCAACATCGACGGGCCGCTGGCCGAGTCCGTGTCGCGCGACCAGACCATGCACTCGTTCCACACGCTCTTCTGCCGCCGCTGCTTCAAGTACGACTGCTTCTTGCACC GTCTCCAAGCGTGTCACCCGCGACCGAATCTGACAAAGCGGAAGGGCCCCGACCTGAAGCCCTTCTCCGAGCCCTGCAGCCCGAGCTGCTTCATGCTGCTG GAGGGCGTGCGCGAGCAGCTGGCGCGCGAGGCGGCGGACGACAAGCCGCTGGCGCTGGACTCGCCGAACGACGCCTCCTCCGAGGACAGCAACGACAGCAACCGCTACCAGAAGG GTAGCAACAGTAACTCCAGCAATAGCAATTGGAGCACGAATGGAATCAACAAGCCCGCTGACTCTCCGGCGGAAGCCACCTATAATGCCCtcg GTCTGACCGTGGGCGACGAGTCCGAGTGGACTGGCTCTGACCAGTCGCTGTTCCGATCGTTGCACAAGGTGTTCCCAGCAAACTACTGCGCCATCGCGCAGGTGATGCTGTCCAAGACCTGCCAGCAGGTCTACCGCCACTGGACGGAGACGGGTCGCGAGAGCTGCGGCGTGCTGGCCGAGTGCACGCCGCCGcgcaagaagaagaagaagcacCGCCTCTGGTCCGTGCACTGCCGCAAGATACAGCTGAAGAAGGATTCCGCCTCGCACCACGT ATACAACTATACACCTTGTGATCACCCTAACCAGCCCTGCGACAACATGTGCCCCTGTCTCCAGTCACAGAACTTCTGCGAGAAGTTCTGTCAGTGCAGTAGCGACT GCCAGAACCGCTTCCCCGGCTGCCGCTGCAAGGCGCAGTGCAATACGAAGCAGTGCCCGTGCTACCTGGGCGTGCGCGAGTGCGACCCCGACCTCTGCACGGCGTGCGGCGCCGACGCCCCCGCGCCCCCCCTCGCGCCCCCCCTAGCGCAGCGCCTGCCGCTCTACTGCCGCAACGTGTCCGTGCAGAG GGGCCTGCACAAGCACCTGCTGCTGGCGCCGTCGGACGTGGCCGGCTGGGGCATCTTCCTCAAGGAGGCGGCCCACAAGAACGAGTTCATCTCGGAGTACTGCGGCGAGATCATCTCGCAGGATGAGGCTGACCGCCGCGGGAAGGTCTACGACAAGTACATGTGCTCCTTCCTGTTCAACCTTAATAATG ATTTCGTGGTGGACGCGACCCGCAAGGGGAACAAGATTCGCTTCGCCAACCACTCCATCAACCCGAACTGTTACGCCAAGGTGATGATGGTGAACGGCGACCATCGCATCGGCATCTTCGCCAAGCGCGCCATACAGCCCGGAGAGGAGTTGTTCTTCGATTACAG ataTGGACCAACAGAACAACTGAAATTCGTTGGTATCGAAAGAGAGATGGAATTTTTATGA
- the LOC124536180 gene encoding serine/arginine repetitive matrix protein 2-like isoform X1, with the protein MSSYRGEVGAWDGGPPGAEADYAPQRAPPHAAPLPTTDPWTGVSYSQYGPPQYDYQGYSAPGYGYNYDSTYYQRPDGGYYDSSRNAYPPQQLGTYDATRERSRSTHGSRDYERPRTLYRSKSRSVSPYDREEREYSKKRESSYEGSRRRKSRSASNQKHSKYSSSDRSSYRSRSYSRSPSKKTKNRRQSESSQSSGSGRSYKKSTNARVDRSHTPPLKGRTSHSRNRSYDNEERLKSRSSSLEKESKSNRRSHQKRSKSKERRPRDIYTPPRKNSDSPKPHKKSSKSSPKTNKKSERSPHRKNKYRDRQSLTPPRKTKDSSVTPPRCYARKHSSSSSSSRSRSRSVTPKAKHKRSCTPKLRRSRSSSSSRSSSSRSGAKRRLKRKSITKHGSRNNSRSRDRSMSKGRSPLRHHSSSRFRSRRSRSAKGSKSRSSRSHSRSRSASPSEDECRGQFTVADRKRFWKMHRSRQEKAERCRSPPKEVRPPPGAVESTTVDDVQYGDPPDLEGPNFAELLPTPEQILHAPSSSKSKPIPIPIKNDGSFLEMFKKMQEETKKAEVVEDKPVIKKPILPFIGKRRGGRVLKTGLVKKAKAIDEQTVDNTPKDAWSLYMQEVKKYRETSCEEERKTRPLVK; encoded by the coding sequence ATGTCCTCGTATCGTGGCGAGGTGGGCGCGTGGGACGGCGGTCCTCCGGGCGCTGAGGCGGACTACGCGCCGCAGCGCGCGCCTCCACACGCCGCGCCCTTGCCCACCACCGATCCCTGGACGGGGGTCAGCTACAGTCAGTACGGGCCGCCTCAGTACGACTACCAAGGCTACAGTGCCCCCGGTTACGGTTATAATTACGATTCCACGTATTATCAGAGACCTGACGGTGGCTACTATGATAGTTCTAGGAATGCGTATCCCCCACAGCAGCTCGGCACTTACGATGCCACTCGTGAACGTTCGCGATCTACTCACGGATCTCGCGATTACGAACGTCCTCGTACTTTGTATAGATCCAAATCAAGGAGCGTGTCACCATATGATAGAGAAGAACGAGAATATTCTAAGAAAAGAGAAAGCAGTTACGAAGGTAGCAGACGGCGTAAGTCAAGAAGTGCCTCAAATCAAAAACACTCTAAGTATTCATCCAGTGACCGGTCGAGTTACAGATCTAGATCATACTCGAGATCACCCTCTAAGAAAACGAAAAATCGCAGGCAATCAGAATCATCACAGTCATCAGGGTCCGGCAGATCTTATAAGAAGTCTACTAATGCAAGAGTCGATCGATCTCATACACCACCATTAAAAGGTCGAACATCACATTCTCGCAATAGATCTTATGATAATGAAGAAAGGTTGAAAAGTAGGTCTTCTAGTCTCGAAAAAGAATCAAAAAGCAACAGAAGATCTCACCAGAAACGGTCAAAATCAAAAGAACGACGACCAAGAGATATTTATACTCCACCGAGAAAGAATTCCGATTCTCCGAAACCGCATAAAAAGTCTTCAAAATCTTCGCCTAAAACCAATAAGAAATCAGAACGTTCTCcacatagaaaaaataaatatcgtgaTCGTCAATCTTTAACACCACctagaaaaacaaaagacagtTCTGTTACCCCACCTCGTTGTTATGCCAGGAAGCATTCCTCATCGAGTTCTAGTTCTCGTTCCCGTTCTCGATCAGTTACTCCAAAGGCTAAGCATAAAAGGTCTTGCACTCCGAAATTACGGCGAAGTAGATCATCGTCTTCTAGTCGATCATCATCTTCTAGGTCTGGTGCCAAAAGACGCTTAAAACGTAAATCAATAACTAAACACGGATCTCGTAATAACAGTCGGTCAAGAGACAGATCAATGAGTAAGGGAAGATCGCCTTTACGCCATCATTCCAGTTCACGATTTAGAAGCAGAAGGTCAAGAAGCGCAAAGGGATCGAAATCTCGTAGTTCTAGATCACATAGCCGTAGTCGCAGTGCGTCTCCGAGCGAAGATGAATGTCGAGGGCAATTTACGGTAGCAGACAGAAAGAGATTTTGGAAGATGCATAGGAGTAGACAAGAAAAGGCAGAAAGATGTAGAAGTCCGCCAAAAGAAGTAAGGCCTCCACCTGGGGCTGTGGAATCTACTACTGTCGATGATGTTCAATATGGTGATCCACCTGATTTGGAAGGCCCCAATTTTGCAGAGCTTTTGCCAACACCTGAACAAATTTTACATGCACCCTCAAGTTCAAAGTCCAAACCAATACCAATACCTATAAAAAATGATGGGAGTTTTctagaaatgtttaaaaagatgCAGGAAGAGACTAAAAAAGCCGAAGTTGTAGAAGACAAACCAGTAATTAAAAAACCCATTCTGCCTTTCATTGGCAAACGACGTGGTGGGAGAGTACTGAAAACTGGTCTAGTTAAGAAAGCTAAGGCAATTGATGAACAAACTGTAGATAATACGCCAAAGGATGCATGGTCCCTCTATATGCAGGAAGTGAAAAAATACAGAGAAACATCATGCGAGGAAGAGAGAAAGACGAGGCCACTGGTCAAATAA
- the LOC124536180 gene encoding cytochrome c oxidase subunit 6B1-like isoform X2: MPEMIKSPADIKTAPFDPRFPNQNQTRHCYQSYLDFHRCQKVRGEKYEPCNYFKRVYRSLCPNEWVEKWDGQRAEGTFPGRI, from the exons ATGCCCGAAATGATCAAATCACCAGCCGACATCAAAACCGCTCCATTCGATCCGCGGTTCCCTAACCAGAACCAGACaag GCACTGCTATCAAAGCTACCTAGACTTCCACCGATGCCAGAAGGTCCGCGGCGAGAAGTACGAGCCCTGCAACTACTTCAAGCGCGTGTACCGGTCCCTCTGCCCCAATGAGTGGGTTGAGAAGTGGGACGGACAACGCGCCGAAGGCACTTTCCCCGGCAGAATATAA
- the LOC124536409 gene encoding oxysterol-binding protein-related protein 11 → MIKTTSLGSNRPLSGQLYKYTNVVKGWQQRWFAVDPETGVLSYYLFDGPGDTVQPGQPARGEAHLAAAVICPSDEDSKTFTINCASGDMLKLRATDARARQEWVNGLRAIAEIHTKAMGANPPLQPREQLAVHDAMASARQQLQATELSDAALARCIESADSPFPHTDPDLLLLKATSAASMQCLLQCLGILLRQQQYATLSISKNSNSDH, encoded by the exons ATGATTAAAACAACAAGCTTAGGATCAAATCGTCCGCTGTCGGGTCAACTATACAAATACACAAATGTTGTAAAAGGATGGCAGCAGAGGTGGTTTGCAGTAGATCCAGAAACTGGGGTGTTGTCCTACTATTTGTTTGATGGCCCCGGAGACACTGTTCAACCGGGCCAGCCGGCAAGAGGAGAG GCACACCTAGCCGCTGCTGTGATATGTCCAAGTGATGAAGACTCCAAAACATTCACTATTAACTGTGCATCTGGAGACATGTTAAAACTGAGAGCTACAGATGCCAGGGCCAGGCAAGAATGGGTCAATGGACTAAGGGCTATAGCAGAGATACATACTAag GCTATGGGAGCAAATCCACCCTTGCAACCTCGTGAGCAGCTCGCTGTCCACGATGCCATGGCGTCAGCTCGACAACAATTGCAAGCTACTGAACTAAG TGATGCAGCATTAGCAAGATGCATCGAGTCAGCGGATTCTCCCTTTCCTCATACAGATCCAGATTTACTGCTTCTAAAG GCGACGTCAGCAGCCAGCATGCAGTGCCTACTGCAGTGCCTGGGCATATTACTCCGACAACAACAGTACGCGACTCTAAGCATTTCTAAAAACTCTAACAGTGACCATTAG
- the LOC124536362 gene encoding aprataxin and PNK-like factor has protein sequence MTIKLVRIDASNCTKVQLVHGEHIVGRGKLLDCNDKRISREHGELLVDDKTITIKALHLNPCFFKLKDSKAIEILNLGSSKTLNSGDRFGLLPEDFWYEVIYCPDGDDSKTESEKNTEEYALTETVSSESNTLNLNKVNTDSSGVSNCNNDDTHNNSRPESPSLLSTHNENTLQINQHITGLVQPEVSESNLSNSQNKSNEEEINNDEESNKKSPTIKRSHSAESFDVKKVKTENVTVKVDPDDVKPGPSVLAVIIFLIRWADANKNDGAAKDKPNRPRERCIYGVNCYRRNPQHLSQFSHPRDADWGAGERGACPYGAACRKPDPRHWRCHDHPPGTLPPPPPGQKKRQKKNVPDVLPVQNIVTGKRIRKTVQKENWCDTGSDSEPDPFGTDESDEWEPGSIDYSEDV, from the exons ATGACTATAAAGTTAGTAAGAATTGATGCCTCTAATTGTACAAAAGTTCAATTAGTTCATGGTGAACACATTGTAGGAAGAGGAAAACTTTTAGAT TGCAACGACAAACGTATATCGCGTGAACATGGAGAATTGTTAGTAGACGATAAGACAATTACTATAAAAGCg ttGCATCTAAATCCTtgcttttttaaactaaaagatTCAAAAGCAATAGAAATCTTAAATCTAGGATCTTCTAAAACACTGAATAGTGGAGATCGATTTGGTCTCTTACCTGAGGatttttggtatgaagtaaTTTATTGCCCAGATGGTGATGATTCTAAGACAGAgtcagaaaaaaatacagaagaaTATGCGCTTACAGAAACTGTCTCTAGTGAgagtaatacattaaatttgaataaagttaatactGATAGTTCAGGTGTCTCTAATTGCAATAATGATGACACTCATAATAACAGCAGACCAGAATCACCTTCCTTGTTAA GTACACACAATGAAAAcactttacaaataaatcaacACATAACAGGATTAGTTCAACCTGAAGTCAGTGAGTCTAACTTGTCAAATTCACAAAATAAATCTAATGAAGAAGAAATAAACAATGATGAGGAGTCAAATAAGAAAAGTCCAACAATAAAACGGTCACACAGCGCAGAGAGTTTCGATGTGAAAAAGGTTAAAACAGAAAATGTAACAGTGAAAGTAGATCCTGATGATGTAAAACCTGGACCAAGTGTTCTAgcggtaataatatttttaatta GATGG GCTGatgcaaataaaaatgatgGTGCTGCAAAAGATAAGCCAAATCGACCGAGGGAAAGGTGTATATACGGTGTGAATTGTTACAG ACGCAACCCGCAGCACCTGTCGCAGTTCAGCCACCCGCGCGACGCGGACTGGGGTGCGGGCGAGCGCGGCGCGTGCCCGTACGGCGCCGCGTGCCGCAAGCCCGACCCGCGCCACTGGCGCTGCCACGACCACCCGCCCGGCACGCTGCCGCCGCCGCCACCAG GTCAAAAGAAAAGACAAAAGAAAAATGTTCCCGATGTGTTGCCAGTTCAAAATATAGTGACGGGGAAGAGGATTCGAAAAACTGTTCAGAAGGAAAATTGGTGTGATACCGGCTCAGACTCTGAACCCGATCCGTTTGGTACTGACGAATCGGACGAATGGGAGCCAGGCAGTATTGATTATTCAGAAGATGTTTaa
- the LOC124536140 gene encoding translin-associated protein X: protein MSGRGKYRGNRQRHSQTTLSNVAKETAISLPADSPVLAMFKEAALKLNERQDRHERLVKLSRDITIESKRIIFLLHSAITEEAAEKAVKEAKERLDKLTKGPIRSIGLELENIPAYLHSRAVTAGLQEFIEARTFCSLMESKVIITWSEVQKEFQYSIKEGDEDERIVVTLLTQTDYMLGIADLTGELMRKAINSISSGESQACFHACQVVRDLYTGYLGLFCMGKELARKMSTTRNNVAKVEAAVYALRVRGGEAPPLLLLPVKPEWETIEHSDDEGFY from the exons atGTCTGGACGAG GTAAATATCGTGGCAACCGGCAAAGGCATTCCCAAACAACATTATCCAATGTAGCAAAAGAGACTGCTATATCTTTGCCAGCAGATAGTCCGGTTTTGGCGATGTTTAAAGAAGCAGCTTTGAAACTTAATGAACGTCAAGACAGACATGAGAGACTGGTTAAACTCTCTAGGGATATAACCATTGAAAGCAAGAGAATAATATTCCTCTTACATTCTGCTATTAC TGAAGAAGCTGCAGAAAAAGCTGTTAAAGAAGCAAAGGAACGGCTTGATAAGCTCACCAAAGGACCAATAAGGAGTATTGGTCTTGAGCTTGAAAATATACCAGCTTACTTGCATTCCCGAGCAGTCACAGCTGGGTTACAAGAATTTATCGAAGCTAGGACATTCTGCTCATTAATGGAGAGCAAAGTAATTATCACATGGTCAGAAGTACAAAAGGAATTTCAGTATTCGATAAAAGAAGGAGATGAAGATGAGAGGATTGTGGTCACATTATTAACTCAAACTGACTACATGCTAGGCATTGCAGATCTCACTGGGGAGTTGATGAGGAAAGCCATCAATTCAATATCAAGTGGTGAAAGCCAGGCTTGCTTTCATGCTTGTCAGGTCGTTAGAGATCTGTATACTGGGTATTTAG gaCTGTTTTGCATGGGTAAGGAGCTAGCTCGTAAGATGTCCACAACTCGCAACAATGTCGCTAAGGTAGAGGCAGCAGTGTATGCTTTGAGAGTGCGGGGTGGGGAGGCGCCCCCACTGTTGTTGCTGCCTGTCAAACCTGAGTGGGAAACAATTGAACACTCAGACGATGaaggattttattaa